DNA sequence from the Neosynechococcus sphagnicola sy1 genome:
TAAGATTGCATTTAACAAAGGGGCGCTGAAAGCTCAAAAAGATCAGATTGATATCTACGAGAAGTTTTTACCTTCCTTAGAACTGAAAAAGACGCAGCTGCTGCTTGAAGTCAATCGGGCAAGGCAGCAGCTGGGGAAGGCGCAGCAAAAACTAGCAGTGCAACATCAGCAATTGCAGAATTGGGTGGCGTTGTTGAGCAGTACCCCCCTGGAACTGTCTGGATTGGTGACCCTCGTGGGGTGGGAACGTCATCAGGAAAACCTAGCAGGATTGAGAGTTCCGGCCTTAGGGGAAATTCATTTTCACCTGCGACCTTACACCCGCCTGGGTTCCCCAGCCTGGGTGGATGCCCTGGTGGAAGCCTTGCAACAGGTGGCGCGGATGCGGCTCGAAGTTAGCGTCCTCGAAGAAAGGGTTCACCTGATCGACCAGGCACTGCGGAAAGTCACCCAGCGAATTAACCTGTTTGAAAAAGTTCTGATCCCAGATGCCAAAGAAAATATGCGAACCATTCGCTTGTTCCTGTCTGATGCGGAACGGACGGCGGTGGCACGGTCTAAGTTGGCCAAAGCAAAACTAGAAAAAGCCTTTGTGGCCAATCAGGCCGCTCTGTCGAATCCAACAGAGCCGATGTTTATTGCAGAAGAGGGTTAGCCATGGCGATCGGAGCCTTAAAGCGGGTCACAATCCTCGGTACCGAGGATCAGAAAATTCAGGTACTCGCTGAACTCCAGTCTTTGGGGGTCATGCACCTGATTGATCTGACCCCCGAGAACACCCATCCTCCGCTGCCTGATCCGTTCAAAGATACCCGGTTAGCCGTGCGATATCTAGAAGACTGCCCCCAGAGTCAGCGCCCCGCCCGCCATCTCGGACACTTCAATCCACAGCAGCAGGTCGAGCGCATCCTGAAGCTGAAGGCAGACAGCGAAGCCCTCATGGACGAGCGCGATCGCCTTGTGGGTCAAATTAGTCAGCTCAAAGTGTGGGGAAAGTTTCACCTGCCGAACCCAGAAGCCTTGGGTGGACTACAATTTTTCTTTTACCAACTTAACCTCCGCCAGTTTCGACAATTGGCCAAAACTGAGTATGCCTACAAAGTCGTCAGGCAGGACTCACGCTACCGCTACGTGGTTGTAATTCATCCGGAACTTCCCAGCCTGCCCTTCCCGGCGTTACAGCTTCCAGATCGCTCCTTGGGTCAACTGCAGGAACGGCTAGAAGATGTGGA
Encoded proteins:
- a CDS encoding V-type ATP synthase subunit D produces the protein MAKIAFNKGALKAQKDQIDIYEKFLPSLELKKTQLLLEVNRARQQLGKAQQKLAVQHQQLQNWVALLSSTPLELSGLVTLVGWERHQENLAGLRVPALGEIHFHLRPYTRLGSPAWVDALVEALQQVARMRLEVSVLEERVHLIDQALRKVTQRINLFEKVLIPDAKENMRTIRLFLSDAERTAVARSKLAKAKLEKAFVANQAALSNPTEPMFIAEEG